A portion of the Bubalus kerabau isolate K-KA32 ecotype Philippines breed swamp buffalo chromosome 1, PCC_UOA_SB_1v2, whole genome shotgun sequence genome contains these proteins:
- the RASSF3 gene encoding ras association domain-containing protein 3 isoform X2, translating into MPICEVRHSSQNSPQDVEKEKETHNYLSKEEIKEKVHKYNLAVTDKLKMTLNSNGIYTGFIKVQMELCKPSQTAGKPAPSSNGCMNTLHISSTNTVGEVIEALLKKFLVTESPTKFALYKRCHREDQVYACKLSDREHPLYLRLVAGPRTDTLSFVLREHEIGEWEAFSLPELQNFLRILDKEEDEQLQNLKERYAAYRHKLEEALSQAWKPG; encoded by the exons gatgtggagaaagagaaggaaacccACAATTACCTCagcaaagaggaaatcaaagagaaagTTCATAAATACAACTTAGCAGTCACAGACAAGTTGAAGATGACCTTG AATTCAAATGGGATTTACACTGGCTTCATTAAAGTACAGATGGAACTCTGCAAACCTTCACAGACTGCTGGAAAACCCGCTCCCAGTAGCAATGGCTGTATGAACACCCTTCACATCAGCAGCACAAACACAGTTGGCGAAGTGATTGAGGCCCTGCTTAAGAAGTTTCTTGTGACCGAGAGCCCTACCAAGTTTGCACTTTATAAGCGGTGTCACAGGGAAGATCAAG TCTACGCCTGCAAGCTCTCGGACCGGGAACATCCACTCTACCTGCGTTTGGTAGCAGGTCCCAGAACAGACACGCTCAGTTTTGTTCTTCGCGAACATGAAATTGGAGAG TGGGAAGCCTTCAGCCTGCCAGAGCTGCAGAATTTCTTGAGGATCTTGGACAAGGAAGAAGACGAGCAGCTACAGAACCTGAAGGAGCGCTACGCGGCCTACAGACACAAGCTGGAAGAAGCCCTCAGCCAGGCGTGGAAACCGGGGTAA